From Maylandia zebra isolate NMK-2024a linkage group LG11, Mzebra_GT3a, whole genome shotgun sequence, one genomic window encodes:
- the ebag9 gene encoding receptor-binding cancer antigen expressed on SiSo cells, translated as MAISQFRLFKICTCLASFLSFFKRLICRTGRGRKLSGDQITLPTTVDFSSSVPKQPEIEEWSSWDEEAPTSIKIEGGNGNVSPPPNDVDEEPDYFKDMAPTIRKTQKIVLKKREPLNYLVPDGSAGFSSRLAASQDMMTFIPPSAELGEMDTWQEDTNAWEDESDAAWEAEEVLRQQKMAEREKRFMEQQRKKMEKEAQRMMKKEQKIAVKLS; from the exons ATGGCCATCTCTCAGTTCCGTCTTTTTAAGATCTGCACATGCCTAGccagctttctttctttctttaaaaggtTAATATGCAG GACTGGAAGGGGCCGCAAACTCAGTGGTGATCAAATAACTCTCCCAACAACAGTGGATTTTTCATCATCTGTACCAAAACAG CCAGAGATTGAGGAATGGAGCTCTTGGGATGAAGAGGCTCCTACAAGTATTAAGATTGAAGGTGGCAACGGCAATGTCTCCCCTCCACCCAACGATGTAGATGAAGAGCCGGACTACTTCAAAGACATGGCTCCCACCATCAGAAAAACACAGAAG ATTGTGTTGAAGAAAAGGGAACCTTTGAACTATCTGGTGCCTGATGGCTCAGCAGGCTTCTCCAGCAGGTTGGCAGCCTCTCAGGATATGATGACTTTCATTCCCCCCTCA GCTGAACTGGGTGAAATGGACACCTGGCAGGAGGACACAAATGCCTGGGAGGATGAGTCTGATGCTGCCTGGGAGGCAGAGGAGGTGCTCAG acaACAGAAGATGGCTGAGAGAGAGAAGCGCTTcatggagcagcagaggaaaaaGATGGAGAAAGAAGCCCAGAGAATGATGAAGAAGGAGCAGAAAATTGCCGTCAAGCTCTCATAA